A window of Mytilus edulis chromosome 10, xbMytEdul2.2, whole genome shotgun sequence contains these coding sequences:
- the LOC139493400 gene encoding toll-like receptor 4 isoform X2 — translation MKCLILYILMAVHEATSYTKDKKCRVQDDNVDCSHLDLTTIPRHLPVNATSLNLFWNRIKIVKGFTFQSMRYITYLDLGRNVIELIEINAFHGLHRLRTLHLHDNSINVFPNGMFERLNGLQVLSIDGNKLKYFQDDRITKISKIVSLTTLSFDVYPDFKFPMQWGKLSKLTDLRIFARSSKVHFNKAMFVHVNVLPIVSLSINVVPFISEDFFEHFPKLDSITLSIGTDLPQNPIDQVFKSFGVFRGKNINNIEIHTGRFDNGFTLNHNRMKYLWSICLKRLTLNNLYIKDILIYAMQEFSNKSTCLEYLEISENTIFDRGGSELLVNMQNFKNLKVFKLIRNWRSLRRKRSQPSTLYSFVFPKTIEEVYIENNMAFDMGNIEVINGHNLRVLSLKDNEVWTCEGSFTGIINVEFFDMSRWTCEKLSHNLLYGFPNLKTLKATGSQLGKGFANTAGAGYFLSKNMRLHDINLSSNRINSIPDGLFLRPFEQLSSVDMSYNNLTTFPKFHASIKTLKIIDLTFNSITHFNNKDIERIRKLRKVDILLKGNPFQCSCKTLQFLKWLSETNQVPDILDLTCVTEKASRRLMSKVISDLKTFEISCKTKFWLPFTVSLTSIIILAIITTVVFFRYKYAVEYFLLRFKMKMRNYNELTQNYTYDAFISYSHTDSPWVKQFHDKVSSMGLDLCLDAKDFIAGKGIAENVVNAIDSSRKVIFVVTHNFLKSDWGSYEMEMTRMHAFQKGREDMVIVVVKDNIKITDMPDVMKNMWFKITCIQWPNDDNLPYNTEEIFYEKMKMSLKMKEETTI, via the coding sequence CTACAAGTTATACTAAAGACAAGAAATGCAGAGTTCAAGATGATAATGTTGATTGCAGCCATTTAGATTTGACAACAATACCTAGGCATCTTCCAGTAAACGCGACCAGTCTGAACTTATTTTGGAACAGAATCAAAATTGTCAAAGGCTTTACCTTTCAATCTATGCGGTACATCACATACCTTGATTTGGGAAGAAATGTTATAGAGTTAATCGAGATAAATGCTTTCCATGGGTTACATCGTCTAAGAACTCTACATCTTCACGACAATTCTATCAATGTTTTTCCCAACGGCATGTTCGAAAGACTAAATGGTTTACAAGTTTTGTCAATTGATGGCAATAAACTAAAATATTTCCAAGAtgatagaataacaaaaatatcaaagatcGTGTCACTGACCACACTTTCGTTTGACGTTTATCCAGATTTCAAATTTCCCATGCAATGGGGGAAGTTAAGTAAGTTGACAGATTTGAGGATTTTCGCCAGGTCATCAAAAGTACATTTCAACAAGGCAATGTTTGTTCATGTTAACGTGTTGCCAATAGTGTCTCTGTCCATAAATGTTGTGCCGTTCATATCGGAAGATTTTTTCGAACATTTTCCTAAATTAGATTCAATAACACTTTCGATAGGTACTGACCTACCTCAAAATCCAATAGACCAAGTATTCAAATCGTTTGGAGTTTTCAGAGGGAAGAATATTAACAACATTGAAATACATACTGGCAGATTTGATAATGGGTTTACTTTAAATCACAATAGAATGAAGTATTTATGGTCAATTTGTTTGAAACGACTGACATTGAATAATCTCTACATTAAAGATATACTTATATATGCGATGCAAGAATTTTCTAACAAAAGCACATGTCTTGAGTACCTGGAAATTTCTGAAAATACCATCTTCGATCGAGGAGGTTCTGAATTGTTAGTTAATATGCagaactttaaaaatttaaaagttttcaaattgatAAGAAATTGGCGTAGTTTGAGGAGAAAACGCTCGCAACCATCAACCTTATATAGTTTCGTGTTTCCAAAAACTATTGAAGAAGTGTATATAGAAAATAACATGGCTTTTGATATGGGCAATATAGAAGTTATAAACGGTCATAACCTTCGTGTGTTAAGCTTGAAAGACAATGAAGTTTGGACATGCGAAGGTAGTTTTACAGGAATTATAAATGTAGAGTTTTTTGATATGTCTAGATGGACATGCGAAAAGCTGTCACATAACTTGCTTTATGGTTTCCCAAATTTAAAGACACTGAAAGCGACTGGATCACAACTAGGAAAAGGATTTGCAAACACTGCTGGAGCAGGGTATTTCTTAAGTAAGAATATGAGATTGCATGATATTAATCTTTCGTCTAATAGGATAAACAGTATACCAGATGGATTATTTTTGCGTCCGTTTGAGCAGTTATCATCAGTTGACATGTCGTATAACAATCTCACAACATTTCCTAAGTTTCATGCAAGtatcaaaacattgaaaataattgatttgaccTTTAACAGTATTACACACTTCAATAACAAAGACATTGAACGAATAAGAAAGCTTAGAAAAGTTGATATACTCTTGAAAGGTAATCCCTTTCAATGTTCCTGTAAGACATTGCAGTTTTTAAAATGGTTAAGTGAAACAAACCAAGTACCGGATATCTTAGATCTGACCTGTGTAACTGAAAAGGCCTCCAGGAGGTTAATGTCTAAAGTTATCTCAGATTTAAAGACATTTGAGATTTCTTGCAAAACGAAATTCTGGTTGCCGTTTACTGTGTCTTTAACCTCCATAATCATACTTGCTATAATAACAACCGTCGTATTTTTTCGATATAAATATGCTGTTGAGTACTTTTTATTGagattcaaaatgaaaatgagaAATTACAATGAACTGACACAGAATTATACTTATGATGCTTTTATATCATATAGTCACACAGATTCGCCATGGGTTAAACAGTTCCATGATAAAGTCAGCAGTATGGGCCTCGATTTATGTCTAGACGCTAAGGACTTTATTGCTGGTAAAGGTATAGCAGAAAATGTGGTCAATGCAATCGATTCCAGTAGAAAGGTTATATTCGTTGTGACTCATAATTTCTTAAAGAGTGATTGGGGCTCTTATGAAATGGAAATGACCCGTATGCATGCTTTTCAGAAGGGAAGAGAAGATATGGTGATTGTTGTCGTAAAGGATAATATAAAGATAACCGATATGCCGGATGTTATGAAGAATATGTGGTTTAAAATTACATGTATCCAATGGCCAAATGATGACAACCTGCCATACAATACGgaggaaatattttatgaaaagatGAAAATGTCTCTGAAAATGAAGGAAGAAACTACTATATAA
- the LOC139493400 gene encoding toll-like receptor 4 isoform X1, with amino-acid sequence MKCLILYILIAVHEATSYTKDKKCRVQDDNVDCSHLDLTTIPRHLPVNATSLNLFWNRIKIVKGFTFQSMRYITYLDLGRNVIELIEINAFHGLHRLRTLHLHDNSINVFPNGMFERLNGLQVLSIDGNKLKYFQDDRITKISKIVSLTTLSFDVYPDFKFPMQWGKLSKLTDLRIFARSSKVHFNKAMFVHVNVLPIVSLSINVVPFISEDFFEHFPKLDSITLSIGTDLPQNPIDQVFKSFGVFRGKNINNIEIHTGRFDNGFTLNHNRMKYLWSICLKRLTLNNLYIKDILIYAMQEFSNKSTCLEYLEISENTIFDRGGSELLVNMQNFKNLKVFKLIRNWRSLRRKRSQPSTLYSFVFPKTIEEVYIENNMAFDMGNIEVINGHNLRVLSLKDNEVWTCEGSFTGIINVEFFDMSRWTCEKLSHNLLYGFPNLKTLKATGSQLGKGFANTAGAGYFLSKNMRLHDINLSSNRINSIPDGLFLRPFEQLSSVDMSYNNLTTFPKFHASIKTLKIIDLTFNSITHFNNKDIERIRKLRKVDILLKGNPFQCSCKTLQFLKWLSETNQVPDILDLTCVTEKASRRLMSKVISDLKTFEISCKTKFWLPFTVSLTSIIILAIITTVVFFRYKYAVEYFLLRFKMKMRNYNELTQNYTYDAFISYSHTDSPWVKQFHDKVSSMGLDLCLDAKDFIAGKGIAENVVNAIDSSRKVIFVVTHNFLKSDWGSYEMEMTRMHAFQKGREDMVIVVVKDNIKITDMPDVMKNMWFKITCIQWPNDDNLPYNTEEIFYEKMKMSLKMKEETTI; translated from the coding sequence CTACAAGTTATACTAAAGACAAGAAATGCAGAGTTCAAGATGATAATGTTGATTGCAGCCATTTAGATTTGACAACAATACCTAGGCATCTTCCAGTAAACGCGACCAGTCTGAACTTATTTTGGAACAGAATCAAAATTGTCAAAGGCTTTACCTTTCAATCTATGCGGTACATCACATACCTTGATTTGGGAAGAAATGTTATAGAGTTAATCGAGATAAATGCTTTCCATGGGTTACATCGTCTAAGAACTCTACATCTTCACGACAATTCTATCAATGTTTTTCCCAACGGCATGTTCGAAAGACTAAATGGTTTACAAGTTTTGTCAATTGATGGCAATAAACTAAAATATTTCCAAGAtgatagaataacaaaaatatcaaagatcGTGTCACTGACCACACTTTCGTTTGACGTTTATCCAGATTTCAAATTTCCCATGCAATGGGGGAAGTTAAGTAAGTTGACAGATTTGAGGATTTTCGCCAGGTCATCAAAAGTACATTTCAACAAGGCAATGTTTGTTCATGTTAACGTGTTGCCAATAGTGTCTCTGTCCATAAATGTTGTGCCGTTCATATCGGAAGATTTTTTCGAACATTTTCCTAAATTAGATTCAATAACACTTTCGATAGGTACTGACCTACCTCAAAATCCAATAGACCAAGTATTCAAATCGTTTGGAGTTTTCAGAGGGAAGAATATTAACAACATTGAAATACATACTGGCAGATTTGATAATGGGTTTACTTTAAATCACAATAGAATGAAGTATTTATGGTCAATTTGTTTGAAACGACTGACATTGAATAATCTCTACATTAAAGATATACTTATATATGCGATGCAAGAATTTTCTAACAAAAGCACATGTCTTGAGTACCTGGAAATTTCTGAAAATACCATCTTCGATCGAGGAGGTTCTGAATTGTTAGTTAATATGCagaactttaaaaatttaaaagttttcaaattgatAAGAAATTGGCGTAGTTTGAGGAGAAAACGCTCGCAACCATCAACCTTATATAGTTTCGTGTTTCCAAAAACTATTGAAGAAGTGTATATAGAAAATAACATGGCTTTTGATATGGGCAATATAGAAGTTATAAACGGTCATAACCTTCGTGTGTTAAGCTTGAAAGACAATGAAGTTTGGACATGCGAAGGTAGTTTTACAGGAATTATAAATGTAGAGTTTTTTGATATGTCTAGATGGACATGCGAAAAGCTGTCACATAACTTGCTTTATGGTTTCCCAAATTTAAAGACACTGAAAGCGACTGGATCACAACTAGGAAAAGGATTTGCAAACACTGCTGGAGCAGGGTATTTCTTAAGTAAGAATATGAGATTGCATGATATTAATCTTTCGTCTAATAGGATAAACAGTATACCAGATGGATTATTTTTGCGTCCGTTTGAGCAGTTATCATCAGTTGACATGTCGTATAACAATCTCACAACATTTCCTAAGTTTCATGCAAGtatcaaaacattgaaaataattgatttgaccTTTAACAGTATTACACACTTCAATAACAAAGACATTGAACGAATAAGAAAGCTTAGAAAAGTTGATATACTCTTGAAAGGTAATCCCTTTCAATGTTCCTGTAAGACATTGCAGTTTTTAAAATGGTTAAGTGAAACAAACCAAGTACCGGATATCTTAGATCTGACCTGTGTAACTGAAAAGGCCTCCAGGAGGTTAATGTCTAAAGTTATCTCAGATTTAAAGACATTTGAGATTTCTTGCAAAACGAAATTCTGGTTGCCGTTTACTGTGTCTTTAACCTCCATAATCATACTTGCTATAATAACAACCGTCGTATTTTTTCGATATAAATATGCTGTTGAGTACTTTTTATTGagattcaaaatgaaaatgagaAATTACAATGAACTGACACAGAATTATACTTATGATGCTTTTATATCATATAGTCACACAGATTCGCCATGGGTTAAACAGTTCCATGATAAAGTCAGCAGTATGGGCCTCGATTTATGTCTAGACGCTAAGGACTTTATTGCTGGTAAAGGTATAGCAGAAAATGTGGTCAATGCAATCGATTCCAGTAGAAAGGTTATATTCGTTGTGACTCATAATTTCTTAAAGAGTGATTGGGGCTCTTATGAAATGGAAATGACCCGTATGCATGCTTTTCAGAAGGGAAGAGAAGATATGGTGATTGTTGTCGTAAAGGATAATATAAAGATAACCGATATGCCGGATGTTATGAAGAATATGTGGTTTAAAATTACATGTATCCAATGGCCAAATGATGACAACCTGCCATACAATACGgaggaaatattttatgaaaagatGAAAATGTCTCTGAAAATGAAGGAAGAAACTACTATATAA
- the LOC139492579 gene encoding toll-like receptor 6 gives MKMRNYKKLRQQYAFDAFISYSQADSEWVKDFYDIVNSMGFELCLDAKDFIAGNSIAENVINAIDSSRNVIFIITPNFLKSTWGSYEMEMTRMHAFQKGREDMVIVVVKDEINITDMPEILRRMWSKITCIQWPNDDNLPYNTEEIFYEKIKMSLKKNEESTLLYSKNSVV, from the coding sequence atgaaaatgagaaattacaaaaaattgagGCAGCAGTATGCGTTTGATGCTTTTATATCATACAGTCAAGCAGATTCGGAATGGGTTAAAGATTTCTATGATATTGTAAATAGTATGGGCTTCGAATTATGTCTGGACGCCAAGGACTTTATTGCAGGTAACAGTATAGCAGAAAATGTGATCAATGCAATCGATTCCAGCAgaaatgttatatttattataactCCTAATTTCCTAAAGAGTACTTGGGGTTCGTATGAAATGGAAATGACCCGTATGCATGCTTTTCAGAAGGGAAGAGAGGACATGGTGATTGTTGTTGTAAAGGATGAGATAAATATAACAGATATGCCGGAAATATTAAGGAGAATGTGGTCTAAAATTACTTGTATCCAATGGCCAAACGATGACAACCTGCCATACAATACGgaggaaatattttatgaaaagatTAAAATGTCTCTGAAAAAGAATGAAGAAAGTACTTTACTGTATTCTAAAAATTCAGTTGTTTAG